A single region of the Lentisphaerota bacterium genome encodes:
- a CDS encoding valine--tRNA ligase: MDKHYDPQAVEAKWYPLWESGGCFHADASQPGDPYVIVIPPPNVTGILHMGHALNCTIQDILVRWRRMQGRNVVWVPGTDHAGIATQNVVEKALRKEGTSRHDLGREPFIERVWAWREEYGGTIVRQLRKLGASCDWSRERFTLDAGLSEAVLEVFCRLYDEGLIYRGNYIVNWCPRCHTALADEESEHVDTQGSFWHIRYPVADSDEHVTVATTRPETLLGDTALAVNPNDPRYAHLIGKTVILPLLNRPIPVVADDYVDAAFGTGVVKITPAHDPNDFLVAQRHALPAINVMNGDATMNEAAGPYQGLDRFVCRKQVVADLEARGLLVKTEPHPHAVGHCYRCDTVVEPRLSKQWFVRMKPLAEPALAALQDGRVRFIPNRWDKTYSEWMENIRDWCISRQIWWGHRIPVYTCGTCGHEWAAKSSPLKCPKCHAPESAITQDEDVLDTWFSSWLWPFSTFGWPHASADLKFYYPTHDLATASEIIFFWVARMVMAGLKFMGEVPFRQVYIHGTVRDDQGRKMSKSLGNSLDPLEVIGATSADALRFSLMMITATGQDVYVNMEKFEIGRNFGTKIWNAARFMKLHMEKASLDWRALAQAEDPGVDPEWITDDDRHLLAVCDATLTLIETHLEAFRFQDGARLIYEFLWTGLCDWYLESVKNDLYGENAARRETVLRVLTHVFSKSLRMLHPYMPFLTEELWHQMGYATAGEFIMRAAFPRPLPPATVAAYGLSDGVTAYVEARRELITAGRALRADYGISPAKPVRFIVQAADATTAARLTRDRDILLALLRAETVEISSATDALPMPGSLAKLGTIFLPLDGLVDIPAEIKRLSGELQKTRGFLAGVQAKLGNAGFVSNAPAAVIEQQRAKLVELPETMARLERLIATLKQATS, translated from the coding sequence ATGGATAAGCATTACGACCCCCAAGCCGTGGAAGCCAAGTGGTATCCTCTGTGGGAATCGGGCGGCTGTTTCCACGCCGATGCCTCGCAGCCGGGCGATCCCTACGTGATCGTCATACCGCCGCCCAATGTGACCGGAATTCTCCACATGGGGCATGCCCTGAACTGCACCATCCAAGACATCCTCGTCCGCTGGCGGCGGATGCAGGGACGGAACGTGGTGTGGGTGCCCGGCACCGACCACGCCGGTATTGCCACCCAGAACGTGGTCGAGAAAGCGCTGCGCAAGGAGGGAACGTCGCGGCATGACCTCGGACGCGAACCCTTCATCGAACGGGTCTGGGCGTGGCGCGAGGAGTACGGCGGCACGATTGTCCGGCAACTCCGCAAACTGGGGGCCTCGTGCGACTGGTCGCGCGAGCGTTTCACCCTCGACGCCGGCCTCTCCGAAGCCGTCCTCGAGGTCTTCTGCCGCCTCTATGACGAAGGGCTCATCTACCGCGGCAACTATATCGTCAACTGGTGCCCCCGCTGCCATACGGCCTTGGCCGATGAAGAGAGCGAGCATGTCGATACTCAGGGAAGTTTCTGGCACATCCGTTACCCGGTGGCCGACTCGGATGAGCATGTTACCGTCGCAACGACCCGCCCCGAGACCCTCTTGGGGGACACGGCATTGGCGGTGAATCCAAACGATCCGCGTTATGCTCACCTGATCGGCAAGACCGTGATCCTGCCGCTGCTCAACCGGCCGATTCCGGTCGTCGCGGATGACTACGTCGATGCCGCCTTTGGCACCGGCGTGGTGAAAATTACCCCGGCGCATGACCCCAACGATTTTCTCGTGGCGCAGCGTCACGCCCTGCCGGCGATCAACGTGATGAACGGCGACGCCACCATGAATGAGGCGGCTGGCCCGTATCAGGGGCTTGACCGTTTCGTGTGCCGTAAACAGGTGGTGGCCGATCTCGAAGCGCGGGGCCTGCTGGTCAAGACTGAGCCGCACCCGCACGCCGTCGGCCATTGCTACCGCTGCGACACCGTGGTCGAGCCGCGCCTCTCCAAACAGTGGTTTGTGCGGATGAAGCCGCTCGCAGAGCCGGCGCTGGCGGCGCTCCAGGATGGTCGCGTCCGCTTCATTCCCAACCGCTGGGACAAGACCTACAGTGAGTGGATGGAAAACATCCGCGACTGGTGCATTTCGCGCCAGATCTGGTGGGGCCACCGCATCCCGGTCTACACCTGCGGCACGTGCGGCCACGAATGGGCCGCCAAGTCCTCGCCGCTGAAATGCCCGAAATGCCACGCACCCGAGAGCGCGATCACACAGGATGAAGATGTGCTCGACACGTGGTTCTCCTCCTGGCTCTGGCCCTTCAGCACCTTCGGCTGGCCTCACGCGAGCGCCGATCTGAAGTTCTATTACCCGACGCACGACCTCGCGACCGCCAGCGAGATCATCTTCTTCTGGGTGGCGCGCATGGTCATGGCCGGGCTCAAGTTTATGGGCGAGGTCCCCTTCCGACAGGTCTACATCCATGGGACGGTGCGTGACGACCAGGGCCGCAAGATGTCCAAATCGCTCGGCAATTCGCTCGATCCCCTGGAGGTCATCGGGGCCACCAGCGCCGACGCCCTCCGCTTCTCGCTGATGATGATAACGGCGACCGGACAGGACGTCTACGTGAATATGGAGAAGTTTGAAATCGGGCGCAACTTCGGCACCAAGATCTGGAATGCGGCTCGGTTCATGAAGCTGCACATGGAAAAGGCGTCGCTCGACTGGCGCGCGCTGGCGCAGGCCGAGGATCCCGGCGTCGACCCGGAGTGGATCACCGACGACGACCGCCATCTGCTGGCCGTCTGCGACGCGACCCTCACCCTGATCGAGACCCATCTGGAGGCGTTCCGCTTCCAGGACGGCGCGCGTCTGATTTACGAATTCCTCTGGACCGGCCTGTGCGATTGGTATCTGGAGTCGGTCAAAAACGACCTCTACGGCGAGAACGCCGCCCGTCGCGAGACCGTCCTGCGGGTGCTCACGCACGTGTTTTCCAAGTCCCTGCGGATGCTCCACCCGTACATGCCATTCCTCACCGAGGAGCTGTGGCACCAGATGGGGTATGCAACGGCTGGCGAATTCATCATGCGCGCGGCATTCCCACGGCCGCTGCCGCCTGCGACGGTGGCCGCCTACGGCCTGTCCGACGGCGTGACCGCCTACGTCGAGGCTCGTCGCGAACTCATCACTGCCGGACGAGCCCTGCGCGCGGACTACGGCATCTCACCCGCCAAACCGGTGCGTTTCATCGTGCAGGCGGCGGACGCCACAACTGCGGCACGGTTGACGCGCGACCGCGACATTCTGTTGGCGCTACTCCGCGCCGAGACGGTGGAGATTTCGTCCGCAACCGATGCGCTGCCCATGCCCGGCTCGCTGGCCAAGCTCGGCACGATCTTTCTGCCGCTCGACGGGCTGGTTGATATCCCGGCCGAGATCAAACGGCTGTCGGGAGAATTGCAGAAGACACGCGGCTTCCTCGCGGGCGTGCAAGCCAAACTCGGCAATGCTGGATTCGTCAGCAACGCCCCCGCTGCGGTGATCGAGCAACAACGCGCTAAACTGGTTGAACTCCCCGAGACGATGGCCCGGCTGGAGCGCCTCATTGCAACACTGAAGCAGGCAACGTCGTAG
- a CDS encoding homoserine dehydrogenase, giving the protein MKQIGVGIVGFGTVGAGVVDGLQRNRELLAHRIGADIVARRIADVDLARDRGVAVDPAILTTDARAVINDPSVDIVVELIGGTGIARTLVIEALKAGKAVVTANKKLLAEYGEEIFSLAETAGVDLYFGASVGGGIPIVRVLREGLVGNSIQSLFGILNGTCNYILTRMENESIPFDEALKAAQTAGYAESNPSLDIDGFDTAHKAVILASLAYGFQVPMSVAAVEGIRSLAGVDVQFARELGYRIKLLAVIRRDGAEIEVRVHPTLVTRDHMLASVSHAFNAVMVRGDFAGDTLYYGRGAGREPTASTVIGDIGDVARNLLAGSPRHSRGIARLSSEPLRVRALSAIHSRYYLRLMVVDRAGTLGQFTTILGKHGVSIHAVSQKGGADDQEGGFVPVVALTHLAREADVDAALAEIRATGIVGEDPVKLRMLD; this is encoded by the coding sequence ATGAAGCAAATTGGGGTGGGCATCGTTGGCTTCGGCACGGTCGGTGCCGGAGTGGTAGACGGGTTGCAGCGAAACCGCGAGCTGCTGGCTCATCGCATCGGTGCCGATATCGTGGCCCGCCGGATCGCGGATGTCGATCTGGCGCGCGATCGCGGCGTGGCCGTTGACCCGGCCATTCTGACAACCGACGCGCGGGCAGTGATCAACGACCCTTCGGTGGATATCGTCGTCGAGCTGATCGGCGGCACGGGCATTGCCCGGACGCTGGTCATCGAGGCGCTTAAGGCGGGCAAAGCGGTCGTCACGGCAAACAAAAAGCTGCTCGCCGAATATGGCGAGGAGATCTTCTCCCTGGCTGAGACTGCGGGCGTCGATCTCTATTTCGGCGCAAGCGTGGGCGGCGGCATCCCGATTGTCCGCGTGTTGCGCGAGGGTCTGGTCGGCAATTCGATCCAGAGCCTGTTTGGCATCCTCAACGGCACCTGCAATTATATTCTCACCCGGATGGAGAACGAAAGCATCCCCTTCGACGAGGCGCTCAAGGCCGCCCAGACAGCAGGGTACGCCGAGTCCAACCCCAGTCTGGATATTGACGGCTTTGATACGGCGCACAAGGCGGTGATTCTGGCATCTCTGGCCTACGGCTTCCAGGTGCCGATGAGCGTGGCCGCCGTCGAGGGCATTCGCAGTCTGGCGGGCGTCGACGTGCAATTTGCCCGCGAACTGGGCTATCGCATCAAACTCCTGGCTGTGATCCGGCGGGATGGTGCCGAGATTGAGGTGCGGGTTCATCCGACGCTGGTGACACGTGACCACATGCTCGCCTCGGTGAGTCATGCGTTCAACGCGGTCATGGTTCGGGGCGATTTTGCGGGCGACACCCTGTATTACGGGCGCGGCGCGGGGCGTGAGCCCACCGCCAGCACGGTGATTGGCGACATCGGCGACGTGGCCCGCAATCTGCTGGCCGGCAGCCCGCGCCACAGCCGCGGCATCGCCAGGCTCTCCTCCGAGCCGCTGCGGGTGCGCGCGCTGAGCGCCATTCACTCGCGCTATTACCTGCGGCTGATGGTGGTGGATCGCGCGGGAACGCTCGGCCAGTTCACCACCATCCTCGGCAAGCACGGGGTGAGCATCCATGCCGTGAGCCAGAAAGGCGGAGCGGATGATCAGGAAGGCGGCTTTGTTCCGGTCGTCGCGCTGACCCATCTGGCGCGCGAGGCGGACGTGGATGCGGCGCTGGCTGAGATTCGGGCGACGGGTATCGTCGGCGAGGATCCGGTCAAGCTCAGGATGTTGGACTAA
- the cbiQ gene encoding cobalt ECF transporter T component CbiQ, with protein sequence MGFGHDADVGRMDELGRLDSPVHRLDARVKALSTIAFLVTVMSFPKYEVSALLPFVLYPVTLMAVGGIPPSCLFRKLLVAAPFALAVGIFNPLLDRQSVAILGAHTLSGGWLSLASIAVRFILTVSTALTLVACTGIHRLCAGLEQLGAPQVFTIQLELLYRYLFVIVGEGARMRRAAELRSAGRGALRLRTVGPLVGNLLLRAMDRAQRVYQAMNARGFDGRVRVLGTTALRAGDLAFLAGWIAFFAVARSVNIARGLGAFVTGNGL encoded by the coding sequence ATGGGATTTGGACATGATGCGGATGTCGGACGAATGGACGAACTCGGGCGTCTGGACTCGCCCGTTCACCGGCTTGACGCGCGTGTGAAGGCGTTGAGCACGATCGCTTTTCTGGTGACGGTGATGTCTTTCCCCAAGTATGAGGTGTCGGCGCTGCTGCCATTCGTCCTGTATCCCGTGACGCTCATGGCTGTGGGAGGAATCCCCCCCAGTTGCCTGTTCAGGAAGCTGCTGGTGGCCGCGCCCTTCGCGCTGGCCGTCGGCATCTTCAACCCCCTGCTCGACCGGCAGTCAGTCGCGATTCTTGGCGCACACACCCTTTCCGGCGGCTGGCTGTCTCTGGCTTCCATCGCCGTGCGCTTCATATTGACAGTCAGTACGGCGCTGACCTTAGTCGCCTGCACGGGCATCCACCGGCTCTGCGCCGGGCTGGAACAACTGGGAGCCCCACAGGTCTTCACGATCCAGTTGGAATTGCTGTACCGCTATCTCTTCGTCATCGTCGGGGAGGGCGCGCGCATGAGGCGCGCCGCCGAGCTGCGGTCTGCGGGCCGTGGCGCGCTCCGGTTGCGCACCGTTGGCCCACTCGTTGGCAATCTGCTTCTCAGGGCGATGGACCGCGCGCAGCGGGTCTATCAGGCGATGAACGCACGCGGTTTCGACGGGCGGGTGCGTGTGTTAGGCACCACCGCGTTACGCGCCGGTGATTTGGCCTTCCTGGCCGGGTGGATCGCATTCTTTGCCGTCGCCAGGAGCGTGAACATCGCGCGTGGGCTGGGGGCTTTCGTAACGGGGAATGGTCTGTGA
- a CDS encoding citramalate synthase, translating into MAKIHLYDTTLRDGAQGEDVSFSDSGKIRFAHLLDDLGVDYIEGGYAGSNPRDRKFFEDIRRERLSHAVVAGFGSTRRVDIDAAADPQLQGLLAAETAVCTVFGKSWILHVRDVLRTTEANNLQMIADTVGFLTTQGRAVFFDGEHFFDGYKDNPAYALSCLDAAVREGARGVVLCDTNGGCLPHEIFAITAQVRARFPDIQVGIHVHNDGGLAVANSLEAVRAGANQVQGTINGYGERTGNANLISIIPALELKMGHHCIGLEKLRKLRAFSAVTDDLVNRRSDSQQPYVGRNAFSHKGGAHVNAVQKNPQTFEHIQPEAVGNERRILVSELSGGANVLMKAAEVGIPELADDKEAVRRVLDEIKRKENAGYSFESADGSFKILVQKVMQTHQPFFELEGFRVIVEKRGKDDPCVSEATIKLRVNGETELMAGEGHGPVDALNRALSQALVRFYPRITDVTLSDYRVRILDPHQATAAKTRVLIESGDGQRQWGTVGVSENIIEASWQALVDSVEYKLFEDAARQSASGETPDGNGN; encoded by the coding sequence ATGGCAAAAATCCATCTCTACGACACGACCCTGCGCGATGGCGCGCAAGGAGAGGACGTTTCGTTTTCGGACAGCGGCAAGATCCGGTTCGCCCACCTGCTGGACGATTTGGGCGTCGATTACATTGAAGGCGGCTATGCCGGCTCCAATCCACGCGACCGCAAATTCTTTGAGGACATCCGCCGGGAGCGCCTGAGTCACGCCGTGGTGGCCGGCTTTGGCAGCACGCGCCGGGTCGATATCGACGCGGCGGCCGACCCGCAGCTTCAGGGACTGCTTGCGGCCGAAACCGCAGTCTGCACGGTCTTCGGAAAATCGTGGATTCTGCACGTTCGCGACGTGCTGCGCACGACGGAGGCGAACAACCTGCAGATGATTGCCGACACCGTCGGCTTTCTCACGACTCAAGGCCGGGCTGTCTTTTTCGACGGCGAGCATTTCTTTGATGGCTACAAGGACAACCCGGCCTATGCCCTGAGCTGTCTCGATGCGGCCGTCCGCGAGGGTGCGCGAGGCGTCGTGCTGTGCGACACCAACGGCGGATGCCTGCCGCACGAGATTTTTGCGATCACCGCGCAGGTGCGAGCGCGGTTTCCCGACATCCAGGTCGGCATCCACGTGCACAACGACGGGGGGCTGGCGGTTGCCAATTCGCTGGAGGCTGTGCGCGCGGGCGCCAACCAGGTGCAGGGAACGATCAACGGCTATGGCGAGCGCACGGGGAACGCCAATCTGATCTCGATCATCCCGGCGCTGGAGCTCAAGATGGGGCATCACTGCATCGGTCTGGAAAAACTCAGAAAGCTCCGAGCCTTCTCTGCCGTGACCGACGATCTGGTGAACAGGCGCAGTGACTCCCAGCAGCCCTATGTGGGACGCAATGCGTTCAGTCACAAAGGGGGGGCGCACGTCAACGCCGTGCAGAAAAATCCTCAAACCTTCGAGCACATCCAGCCCGAGGCGGTTGGCAACGAGCGGCGCATTCTGGTCTCGGAGTTATCGGGCGGGGCGAACGTGCTGATGAAAGCGGCCGAGGTGGGCATTCCCGAGCTGGCCGATGACAAGGAAGCCGTGCGCCGCGTTCTGGACGAGATCAAGCGGAAGGAGAACGCGGGCTATTCGTTCGAGTCGGCCGACGGCTCATTCAAAATCCTGGTTCAGAAGGTCATGCAGACCCACCAGCCCTTTTTCGAGTTGGAGGGCTTCCGCGTCATCGTCGAGAAGCGCGGCAAGGACGATCCGTGTGTTTCGGAGGCGACGATCAAGTTGCGTGTCAATGGCGAAACTGAGCTGATGGCCGGCGAGGGGCACGGCCCCGTCGATGCCTTGAATCGGGCCCTTTCGCAGGCGCTGGTCCGATTCTATCCGCGCATCACTGACGTGACGCTCAGCGATTACCGCGTGCGAATCCTCGATCCCCATCAGGCGACTGCGGCCAAAACGCGGGTCTTGATCGAGTCGGGCGACGGCCAGCGGCAATGGGGGACGGTGGGCGTATCGGAGAACATCATTGAAGCCTCCTGGCAGGCGCTCGTGGACAGCGTGGAATACAAATTGTTTGAAGACGCCGCCCGGCAGTCGGCCAGCGGCGAGACGCCAGACGGAAACGGAAACTAA
- a CDS encoding ABC transporter ATP-binding protein yields the protein MSHPPIIEVRDLGFAYPCGAEALRGVSFQIAPGEAVGLIGCNGAGKSTLLLHLNGCLAPTRGEVRIGDERVTRQTVAAARKAVGLVFQDPDDQLFMPTVFEDVAFGPLNQGLSDDAAGMRVTAALERVGMAHLHARPPHKLSAGEKRAVAIATVLAMDPDILVMDEPSSNLDPRARRRLIRWLQGFAHTRIIATHDLELVVEVCTRVLVMDAGRIVAEGPTDDVLNDETLMLAHGLERPHSLHHHHPHENVSPTGSRRL from the coding sequence GTGAGTCATCCTCCCATCATTGAAGTCCGCGACCTCGGCTTCGCCTATCCCTGCGGTGCAGAGGCGTTGCGCGGCGTGTCATTCCAAATCGCTCCGGGCGAAGCGGTCGGCCTCATCGGCTGCAACGGCGCCGGTAAGTCGACGCTGCTGCTGCATCTGAACGGATGCCTGGCCCCGACGCGGGGCGAGGTGCGGATCGGCGATGAACGGGTGACGCGACAGACCGTGGCGGCAGCTCGGAAAGCGGTGGGACTCGTTTTTCAGGACCCTGACGACCAGCTTTTTATGCCCACGGTTTTCGAGGATGTGGCTTTTGGCCCCCTGAATCAGGGACTTTCGGATGACGCCGCCGGAATGCGCGTCACGGCCGCGCTGGAGCGCGTGGGAATGGCACACCTGCATGCCCGCCCGCCGCACAAACTATCGGCAGGAGAGAAACGGGCCGTGGCCATTGCCACTGTGCTGGCCATGGATCCGGACATTTTGGTGATGGACGAGCCGTCATCCAACCTCGATCCGCGTGCCCGCCGCCGACTGATCCGATGGCTTCAGGGCTTTGCGCATACCCGCATCATCGCCACACACGATCTGGAATTGGTCGTTGAGGTCTGCACCCGCGTGCTCGTGATGGATGCCGGCCGGATCGTGGCAGAAGGGCCGACCGATGATGTGTTAAACGATGAGACGCTCATGCTGGCGCACGGCCTCGAACGCCCGCATAGCCTGCACCATCACCATCCGCATGAAAACGTTTCGCCGACTGGATCACGCCGTTTGTGA
- a CDS encoding cobalamin biosynthesis protein CbiM: protein MHMADASLSPAVGGALWAVSAGLLAHCARRVRQTLDDTQVPLMGVIGAFIFTAQMINFSIPATGSSGHLGGGLILAILLGPHAAFVTLASVLTVQALFFADGGLLALGCNIFNLGFFPAFVAYPLIFRPILGQARGGVRLWAGSVLAAVIGLQLGAFGVVLETTLSGLSDLPFRSFVLLMQPIHLAIGVAEGVATVAVVSVVQRTRPASLAVTKASPLVALNTGRAVAGFLIAAVVIGGGMSWFASTRPDGLEWAMDKIRGSEAPARLNEGVHMRLANVQERIAFLPDYDFPAHPTAAASEPARWPLVSAGTTVSGLVGGLIVLVLAGLAGYGLRRRQTAV from the coding sequence ATGCATATGGCCGATGCGTCTCTTTCACCAGCAGTTGGCGGAGCCCTGTGGGCGGTGAGCGCCGGGTTGCTCGCGCACTGCGCGCGCCGGGTCAGGCAAACCCTTGACGACACGCAGGTTCCGTTGATGGGCGTGATCGGCGCGTTTATCTTCACCGCCCAGATGATCAACTTTTCGATCCCGGCCACTGGATCGAGCGGGCATCTGGGCGGCGGCCTGATTCTGGCGATCCTTCTCGGGCCGCATGCGGCGTTCGTCACCCTGGCGTCGGTGCTGACTGTCCAGGCGCTGTTCTTCGCCGACGGCGGCCTGCTGGCACTCGGTTGTAACATCTTCAACCTGGGATTCTTTCCAGCGTTTGTCGCGTACCCGCTGATCTTCAGACCGATCCTGGGGCAGGCGAGGGGCGGCGTCCGGCTGTGGGCAGGGTCGGTGCTGGCGGCGGTCATTGGCCTGCAACTGGGTGCGTTTGGCGTCGTGCTGGAGACGACCCTGTCGGGACTGTCCGATCTTCCGTTTCGCTCGTTTGTGCTGCTGATGCAGCCGATTCACTTGGCCATTGGGGTTGCTGAGGGAGTGGCTACGGTGGCGGTGGTGTCCGTTGTTCAGCGAACCCGGCCGGCGTCACTGGCGGTCACGAAGGCGAGTCCGCTCGTGGCTCTCAACACAGGTCGCGCTGTGGCCGGCTTTCTCATCGCCGCTGTTGTGATCGGCGGCGGCATGAGTTGGTTCGCGTCGACGCGTCCTGATGGTCTCGAATGGGCGATGGACAAGATCCGGGGGAGCGAGGCGCCCGCACGCCTGAACGAGGGGGTCCATATGCGTCTGGCGAATGTTCAGGAGCGGATCGCGTTTCTGCCCGACTACGATTTTCCGGCGCATCCGACGGCCGCCGCCTCCGAGCCCGCGCGCTGGCCCTTGGTCAGCGCAGGCACGACGGTATCCGGTCTCGTGGGAGGACTGATCGTGCTGGTCTTGGCGGGATTGGCGGGATATGGGCTGCGTAGACGGCAGACGGCGGTTTAA
- a CDS encoding MoxR family ATPase, with protein MANEKQNADLVAIERCKGAYESIRQEVGKVIVGQKDVVDDVLMALFCNAHILLVGVPGLAKTLLIATLGKVLQLDFKRVQFTPDLLPGDITGSIVVDEIPGTGRHEFRFVEGPVFTNLLLADEINRTPPKTQAALLQAMQEREVTTGRETRPLPRPFLVMATQNPLEQEGTYPLPEAQLDRFMFNTFVDYPSNAELVKIVQQTTGEQAPVAGGVLTGEEIIGIQNIVRRIPVAQPVVEYAVRLSAASRPKDPSAPDFVKKYLNWGSGPRAAQYLVLGAKANAVLHGNTHASIEDVRRVATSVLRHRVALNFNAMADKLTDVEIVARLLKEVPAEG; from the coding sequence ATGGCCAACGAGAAACAAAACGCGGATTTGGTGGCAATTGAGCGGTGTAAGGGTGCCTACGAAAGTATACGGCAGGAGGTGGGAAAGGTCATTGTGGGACAGAAAGACGTGGTGGATGATGTCCTGATGGCCCTGTTCTGCAACGCGCATATTCTGCTGGTCGGCGTTCCCGGGTTGGCCAAGACGCTGCTGATTGCGACCCTAGGCAAGGTCTTGCAGTTGGATTTCAAACGGGTCCAGTTCACCCCCGATCTGCTCCCCGGGGACATCACAGGGTCGATCGTGGTGGATGAAATACCGGGAACGGGGCGGCACGAGTTCCGCTTTGTGGAGGGGCCGGTGTTCACGAACCTGCTGCTGGCGGACGAAATCAACCGCACGCCGCCGAAGACCCAGGCGGCGCTGCTCCAGGCCATGCAGGAGCGGGAAGTGACCACGGGGCGCGAGACGCGTCCGTTGCCGCGTCCGTTTCTGGTGATGGCGACGCAGAACCCGCTGGAGCAGGAGGGAACCTACCCGCTGCCCGAGGCGCAGCTTGACCGGTTCATGTTCAACACGTTTGTGGATTACCCCAGCAACGCCGAATTGGTGAAAATCGTCCAGCAGACGACAGGCGAGCAGGCGCCAGTGGCTGGCGGCGTGCTGACAGGCGAAGAGATCATTGGTATCCAGAACATTGTGCGCCGGATACCGGTCGCCCAGCCGGTGGTGGAGTATGCCGTGCGGCTGAGCGCGGCCTCCCGGCCGAAGGATCCCTCGGCGCCCGACTTCGTGAAGAAGTATCTCAACTGGGGCAGTGGGCCGCGCGCCGCGCAGTATCTCGTGCTCGGCGCCAAGGCAAACGCCGTCTTACACGGCAACACGCATGCGTCGATCGAGGATGTGCGGCGTGTGGCCACGAGCGTCTTGCGTCATCGCGTGGCGTTGAACTTCAACGCCATGGCCGACAAGCTGACGGATGTGGAGATCGTGGCCCGGTTGCTCAAGGAAGTGCCGGCCGAAGGATGA
- a CDS encoding aspartate kinase produces the protein MKVCKFGGSSLADAEQVRKVCDIVLADPDRTVVVVSAPGKRNKADTKVTDLLIQCANQTLAGQSCAAEVQAVVARYAEIQRDLALPPGLITEIDADLRRRAAGPTRHAGKFTDSLKAAGEDNSARLVAAALRARGANAVYIDPQEAGMLLTDEFGNAQLLPESYPLLQAHLTQIRGIAIFPGFFGYTRGGDVATFPRGGSDITGAILAAAIPADVYENFTDVDSVYPVDPRLVPEVKHGITAMTFREMRELAYAGFGVFHDEAVLPAIRAGIPVNIRNTNRPGLPGTMVVPKREYDACAVVGIASDDGFVQIYIDKYMMNREVGFGRRLMQILEDEGLSWEHMPTGIDNISVVIREAKFTAAVEQRVVERIHADLAPDHVLVEREHAIIMVVGEGMQYTVGMAARATQALAAAHVNIEMLNQGASEISMMFGVRSADRARAVRALYDAYFKTS, from the coding sequence ATCAAGGTATGCAAATTCGGCGGGTCTTCATTGGCAGATGCGGAACAAGTACGCAAAGTGTGCGACATTGTGCTGGCCGATCCTGATCGCACGGTGGTCGTGGTCTCGGCGCCGGGCAAGCGGAACAAGGCCGACACCAAGGTGACCGACCTGTTGATCCAGTGCGCGAACCAGACGCTGGCGGGCCAATCCTGCGCCGCAGAGGTTCAGGCGGTCGTCGCCCGTTATGCCGAGATCCAGCGTGATCTCGCGCTCCCCCCCGGGCTGATCACCGAAATTGACGCCGATCTGCGGCGGCGCGCGGCGGGGCCGACCCGCCACGCGGGGAAGTTCACCGACAGCCTCAAGGCGGCGGGAGAGGACAACAGCGCCAGACTTGTCGCCGCCGCTCTCCGCGCGCGCGGTGCGAATGCCGTGTATATCGACCCCCAGGAGGCGGGGATGCTGCTGACCGACGAGTTTGGCAACGCCCAGTTGCTGCCCGAATCCTACCCGCTGCTTCAGGCCCACCTCACGCAGATTCGTGGCATTGCCATATTCCCTGGCTTTTTTGGCTACACCCGCGGCGGTGACGTGGCAACGTTCCCGCGTGGCGGCTCCGACATCACCGGGGCGATTCTGGCCGCCGCGATACCCGCGGATGTGTACGAAAACTTTACCGACGTGGACTCCGTCTATCCGGTCGATCCACGCCTCGTGCCGGAGGTCAAGCATGGCATCACGGCGATGACCTTCCGAGAAATGCGCGAGCTGGCCTATGCCGGATTTGGCGTCTTTCACGACGAGGCGGTCTTGCCCGCGATCCGAGCCGGCATCCCCGTCAACATCCGCAACACCAACAGGCCGGGACTGCCGGGAACGATGGTGGTTCCCAAGCGGGAATACGACGCCTGCGCCGTGGTGGGAATCGCCAGCGACGACGGATTTGTCCAAATCTATATTGACAAGTACATGATGAACCGCGAGGTCGGCTTTGGGCGCCGACTGATGCAGATCCTCGAGGATGAGGGGCTGTCGTGGGAACACATGCCCACCGGCATTGACAACATCTCGGTCGTCATCCGCGAGGCGAAATTCACGGCGGCGGTTGAGCAGCGGGTGGTGGAGCGGATTCACGCCGATCTCGCCCCCGATCATGTGCTGGTCGAGCGGGAGCATGCGATCATCATGGTCGTGGGCGAAGGGATGCAGTACACGGTCGGCATGGCGGCCCGGGCCACCCAAGCCCTCGCGGCGGCGCACGTGAACATCGAGATGCTCAATCAGGGCGCGTCTGAGATCAGCATGATGTTCGGCGTCCGTTCGGCCGACCGCGCCCGCGCGGTGCGGGCGCTCTATGACGCTTATTTCAAAACCTCTTAA